A part of Halobacillus shinanisalinarum genomic DNA contains:
- a CDS encoding MerR family transcriptional regulator → MSDEVRRSMPLFPMGIVQSLTDLSARQIRYYEKHQLVNPVRSNGNQRLFSFNDVDRLLEIKALIEKGVNMAGIKQVLTLTHQPENEPYSEDQMEEVHNELTDKELRRMLQQELFTAGRQGKASIRQGELSRFFH, encoded by the coding sequence ATGAGTGATGAAGTTCGTCGTTCGATGCCGTTGTTCCCGATGGGGATTGTACAATCCTTGACTGATCTTTCAGCCCGGCAAATCAGGTATTACGAAAAGCATCAGTTAGTTAATCCAGTTAGATCAAATGGCAATCAACGACTTTTTTCCTTTAATGATGTCGATCGTTTGCTAGAGATTAAAGCGCTTATTGAAAAAGGCGTAAATATGGCTGGGATTAAACAGGTGCTTACGCTTACCCATCAGCCGGAGAACGAGCCATACAGCGAAGATCAAATGGAAGAAGTTCATAATGAGCTTACTGATAAAGAGCTTCGCCGTATGTTACAGCAAGAACTATTCACCGCGGGAAGACAAGGGAAGGCAAGTATAAGACAGGGAGAATTATCACGATTCTTCCACTAA
- a CDS encoding helix-turn-helix transcriptional regulator — MDKKKIGQGLQKLRGETPRQEVAYHLGIALSTLRMYENGERIPRDEIKLNIANYYGVSVEELFFAHQ, encoded by the coding sequence TTGGATAAGAAAAAAATCGGTCAAGGACTTCAGAAACTTCGTGGAGAAACACCAAGGCAAGAAGTAGCGTACCATTTAGGTATTGCCCTTTCTACTCTACGTATGTATGAAAATGGTGAAAGAATTCCAAGGGACGAGATTAAATTAAATATCGCCAATTATTATGGTGTTTCAGTTGAGGAACTTTTTTTTGCTCACCAATGA
- a CDS encoding AAA family ATPase: MYPQAKAARPGTINIVLNEAKGKADAVNSPSAKGKHMAPFRKIDQYFNPIIGMQELKVRVKEIYAQVLIAQKRKDLGLKSNGQVLHMIFKGNPGTGKTTIARMVATLFQEMEVLEKGHFIEADRSDLVGEYIGHTAQKTKDLIKKAIGGVLFIDEAYSLARGGDKDFGKEAIDTIVKCMEDHHDELVIILAGYPYEMEDFLNINPGLASRFPIQLEFDDYSAIELSAIADVMVQDRDYALSPQASKKLYEHLVAVCYQSQHNFSNARYVRNVIEEAIRKHAYRVAGSSDHARATLITLEAEDFQQINEKTNYH; this comes from the coding sequence GTGTATCCACAAGCAAAAGCGGCGCGCCCAGGAACGATTAACATTGTATTAAACGAAGCAAAAGGGAAGGCTGATGCCGTAAATTCTCCTTCTGCCAAAGGGAAGCATATGGCGCCTTTCCGTAAAATTGACCAATACTTTAACCCGATTATAGGGATGCAGGAATTGAAAGTTCGTGTGAAAGAGATCTATGCTCAAGTACTCATTGCTCAAAAAAGAAAAGATTTAGGCTTGAAGTCAAATGGTCAAGTGTTACACATGATCTTTAAAGGTAACCCTGGTACGGGGAAGACGACGATTGCTCGAATGGTTGCTACTTTGTTTCAAGAAATGGAAGTATTAGAAAAAGGACATTTTATTGAGGCTGACCGGAGTGATCTCGTTGGCGAATATATCGGTCATACCGCTCAAAAAACAAAGGATTTAATAAAGAAGGCGATCGGTGGCGTATTGTTTATTGATGAGGCCTATTCTTTGGCGCGGGGCGGCGATAAAGACTTTGGTAAGGAAGCCATTGATACCATCGTCAAATGTATGGAGGATCATCACGATGAACTGGTGATTATCCTGGCGGGCTACCCATATGAAATGGAAGATTTTCTAAATATTAATCCAGGGCTGGCTTCACGCTTCCCGATCCAACTTGAATTTGATGATTATTCGGCAATCGAGTTATCCGCCATTGCAGATGTTATGGTGCAGGATAGGGATTACGCCCTTTCCCCACAGGCAAGTAAGAAATTATACGAACATTTAGTAGCTGTTTGTTACCAGTCCCAGCATAATTTTTCAAATGCGAGATATGTTAGAAATGTAATCGAAGAAGCGATACGAAAACACGCCTATAGAGTGGCGGGGAGTTCGGACCATGCAAGAGCAACCTTGATTACACTTGAGGCAGAAGATTTTCAACAAATAAATGAAAAAACTAACTATCATTAA
- the hfq gene encoding RNA chaperone Hfq, with protein MAQSVNIQDNYLNQLRKERMQITVFLLNGFQLRGVVKAFDNFTVLFETDGKQQLIFKHAISTFAPAKNIALDKE; from the coding sequence ATGGCTCAGTCCGTAAACATTCAAGACAATTATTTAAATCAATTAAGAAAAGAACGTATGCAAATAACGGTCTTTTTACTAAATGGCTTTCAGTTGCGGGGCGTAGTAAAGGCCTTTGATAATTTTACTGTTCTATTTGAAACAGACGGTAAACAACAACTAATTTTCAAGCATGCAATTTCAACTTTCGCACCTGCGAAAAATATTGCTCTTGATAAAGAATAG
- a CDS encoding LexA family protein: MKLHEKIKSLRKTNSKRSQQEVADLLGVSRSAYNMWERGDRKPSIPVLQDMAALYDIDVMEFLHIIMEESKNAEMTETEVPKSNGETPPTSLRVPVLGSIAAGKPVFAEENIETYIDLPNLWEYKSPHELFVLNVKGDSMIGARIHEGDRVVVKLTPQVENGDIAIVNVNGHEATLKRVKITDGGQHILLPENSAYDPIIINDEDARIVGKVLHVMFDPK, encoded by the coding sequence ATGAAATTACACGAAAAAATAAAAAGTCTTAGAAAAACTAACAGTAAAAGATCTCAACAAGAAGTAGCAGATTTATTAGGTGTATCAAGAAGTGCTTATAATATGTGGGAACGCGGAGATAGAAAACCTTCAATACCAGTGTTACAAGATATGGCCGCTTTATATGATATAGATGTTATGGAGTTTTTGCATATTATTATGGAGGAATCAAAGAACGCTGAAATGACTGAAACAGAAGTACCTAAGTCTAATGGTGAGACACCCCCTACCAGTTTAAGGGTTCCAGTATTAGGTTCGATTGCTGCCGGAAAGCCGGTTTTTGCTGAAGAGAACATAGAGACTTATATTGACTTACCTAACTTATGGGAATATAAAAGTCCACACGAACTTTTTGTTTTAAATGTAAAAGGGGATTCCATGATAGGCGCCCGAATTCACGAGGGAGATAGGGTAGTAGTTAAACTGACACCACAAGTGGAAAATGGAGACATCGCAATCGTTAATGTGAATGGACATGAAGCGACCTTGAAAAGGGTCAAGATAACCGATGGTGGTCAACATATTTTGTTACCTGAGAATTCTGCTTATGATCCAATCATTATAAATGACGAAGACGCTAGGATAGTTGGTAAAGTTTTGCATGTAATGTTTGATCCTAAATAA
- a CDS encoding methionine gamma-lyase family protein, whose amino-acid sequence MNDLVLAVEEQIRPQHENVQALVEKNQRKVLDAFQKLKVSDSHFNPTTGYGYDDFGRDTLEELYAEIFKAEDALVRPQLISGTHAITTALFGVLRPGDELVYMTGEPYDTLEEVIGKQGGEDKGSLTDFGVTYQAISLKNNQEIDQSKVEKAISKRTKIVAIQRSKGYADRPSFSIEEIGRMIAFVRSIKEDVIIFVDNCYGEFVEENEPTEVGADLIAGSLIKNPGGGIARIGGYIAGRRDLIRLCGNRLTAPGLGKETGASLNTLQEMYQGIFLAPNVVGEALKGAVFTAKLLDSHGFKTTPSYQAKRTDLIQSVNFDTSEQMIRFCQAIQAASPINSHVKPHPSPMPGYDSDVIMAAGTFIQGASLELTADGPLRPPYTAFVQGGLTYAHVKIAVSRAVQQLK is encoded by the coding sequence ATGAATGATCTAGTGTTAGCTGTTGAAGAACAAATTCGCCCACAGCATGAAAATGTACAAGCCTTAGTAGAGAAAAACCAGCGGAAAGTACTAGATGCTTTTCAAAAGCTTAAAGTGTCAGACTCACATTTTAACCCTACCACAGGTTATGGATATGATGACTTTGGGAGAGACACTCTAGAAGAGCTATATGCTGAAATTTTCAAAGCGGAAGACGCTTTAGTCAGGCCTCAGCTAATTTCTGGAACTCACGCCATTACGACGGCGCTCTTTGGTGTCTTGCGTCCAGGGGATGAGCTGGTATACATGACCGGCGAGCCCTATGATACCCTTGAAGAAGTTATTGGGAAACAAGGTGGAGAGGATAAAGGTTCGTTAACGGACTTTGGTGTGACTTATCAAGCGATTTCTTTAAAAAACAATCAAGAAATTGATCAATCTAAAGTAGAGAAGGCTATTTCAAAACGAACGAAAATAGTCGCTATCCAACGATCCAAAGGCTATGCGGATCGTCCTTCTTTTTCGATTGAAGAAATAGGACGGATGATCGCTTTTGTCAGGTCGATAAAAGAAGATGTTATTATTTTTGTTGATAACTGCTACGGCGAATTCGTTGAAGAGAATGAACCGACTGAAGTTGGAGCGGATCTAATTGCTGGATCGCTGATTAAGAATCCTGGCGGCGGGATTGCAAGGATAGGCGGGTATATCGCGGGTAGACGAGATTTGATTAGGCTTTGTGGCAATCGCTTAACTGCTCCGGGATTAGGAAAAGAAACCGGAGCCAGTTTGAATACTTTACAGGAGATGTACCAAGGTATTTTTCTAGCCCCAAATGTTGTCGGGGAAGCATTGAAGGGAGCTGTTTTCACTGCAAAATTGCTGGATTCACACGGTTTTAAAACGACGCCAAGCTATCAAGCTAAACGAACGGATTTGATTCAATCCGTAAATTTTGACACAAGTGAGCAGATGATTCGTTTTTGCCAAGCTATCCAAGCTGCATCGCCGATCAACTCCCATGTGAAGCCACATCCAAGCCCGATGCCTGGTTACGATAGTGATGTCATTATGGCTGCGGGAACTTTTATTCAGGGGGCAAGTTTAGAATTGACGGCAGATGGCCCATTGCGCCCTCCTTATACAGCCTTTGTCCAAGGCGGCCTCACGTATGCCCACGTTAAAATCGCTGTCTCTCGAGCAGTACAACAATTAAAGTAA
- a CDS encoding site-specific integrase, protein MATFRKRGNKWEYRISYKDPFTAKHRVKSKSGFQGKKEAQLAAREMERQLEEGFEQTTLPLKHYLHEWLHEYKEGTIRKNTYNLHQANIKNHILPYFKDIQIDQIKPMMYQKFINHLFDQEYSRRTIEIVHNTMFNSLQKAVTIHKLQKNPCEGVTLKGDKKKKDVQFIDSGDIPSFLQEAYKYGYIYWLFFKVLIETGMRKGEAAALQWTDINLKDKTISISKTLDFQAKSKEELLGDPKTYSSTRVITISQSLTNDLHFHMKQQNQDKLTLNDLYHHDLNLVLCRKDGNYMPKSSLFNSFSRILKRTEIPPLPIHSLRHTHAVLLLEAGADMKYVQERLGHGSIQITSDVYAHISKKIEKDTMDKFESYTKGIFE, encoded by the coding sequence ATGGCTACTTTTCGGAAACGAGGTAACAAATGGGAGTATAGGATATCGTACAAAGACCCTTTCACCGCTAAACATAGGGTTAAATCAAAATCAGGATTTCAAGGGAAGAAAGAAGCTCAACTAGCAGCCCGCGAAATGGAAAGACAATTAGAAGAAGGGTTTGAACAAACGACTCTACCTCTTAAACATTATCTACATGAATGGTTACACGAGTATAAAGAAGGCACTATCAGAAAGAACACATACAACTTGCACCAGGCGAATATTAAAAATCACATTCTTCCTTATTTCAAAGATATCCAAATTGATCAGATCAAACCGATGATGTACCAGAAATTCATCAATCACCTATTTGATCAAGAGTATAGCAGGCGCACAATTGAAATTGTTCATAATACTATGTTTAATTCACTTCAAAAAGCCGTCACGATTCACAAATTACAAAAGAACCCGTGCGAAGGTGTTACACTCAAAGGCGATAAAAAGAAAAAGGATGTACAGTTTATTGATAGTGGAGATATTCCATCCTTTTTACAAGAAGCTTATAAGTATGGATATATTTATTGGTTATTTTTCAAAGTACTCATCGAGACAGGAATGCGTAAGGGAGAAGCCGCTGCCCTTCAGTGGACTGATATTAATCTAAAAGATAAAACTATCAGCATTTCTAAAACTCTTGATTTTCAAGCAAAATCTAAAGAAGAGCTCTTAGGTGATCCGAAAACGTATAGTTCTACAAGGGTAATCACTATAAGTCAATCGCTAACAAACGATCTTCACTTTCATATGAAACAACAAAACCAGGACAAACTAACTTTAAATGACCTGTATCATCACGATCTAAATCTAGTCTTATGTCGTAAAGATGGCAACTACATGCCAAAATCCAGTCTCTTCAATTCTTTCTCAAGAATATTGAAACGAACAGAAATACCACCTCTCCCCATTCACTCATTGAGACACACTCATGCTGTCTTATTGCTTGAAGCCGGAGCGGATATGAAATATGTTCAAGAACGTTTGGGGCACGGTAGCATTCAAATTACTTCAGACGTGTACGCACACATCAGTAAAAAGATAGAAAAAGATACTATGGATAAATTCGAATCCTATACAAAAGGGATATTCGAATAA
- a CDS encoding group-specific protein, with the protein MLDIQINEQQAKAMLVQKIEETIKNFDAEMVYWDSNELKRRTCMSWGTIQDTFFFDERFPKVKLGGKWYYPAKETKDFLLMWLEERREVS; encoded by the coding sequence ATGTTAGACATCCAGATCAACGAGCAGCAAGCGAAAGCGATGTTAGTCCAGAAGATCGAGGAGACCATCAAGAATTTTGATGCAGAGATGGTCTACTGGGATTCAAATGAGTTAAAAAGGCGTACATGTATGAGCTGGGGAACGATTCAAGATACATTCTTTTTCGACGAAAGATTCCCAAAAGTCAAACTAGGTGGCAAATGGTATTACCCAGCCAAAGAGACTAAAGATTTCTTACTCATGTGGTTAGAGGAAAGGAGGGAGGTTTCTTGA
- a CDS encoding AbrB/MazE/SpoVT family DNA-binding domain-containing protein has translation MKSTGIVRNLDDLGRIVIPIELRRTLDISEREPLEIFMDDEKIILRKYKPSEEKQEVLKDLHTLLETEKDPTVKDMLQDVIAYVGK, from the coding sequence ATGAAAAGTACAGGCATTGTTAGAAATTTGGACGATTTAGGAAGGATTGTTATCCCAATTGAATTGAGACGCACTTTAGATATAAGTGAAAGGGAACCGCTGGAGATCTTTATGGATGATGAAAAGATCATTCTTCGTAAGTACAAGCCTAGTGAAGAAAAGCAGGAAGTGCTCAAAGATTTACACACTTTATTGGAAACTGAAAAAGATCCAACAGTCAAAGACATGCTGCAAGATGTGATCGCTTATGTGGGCAAATAA
- the miaA gene encoding tRNA (adenosine(37)-N6)-dimethylallyltransferase MiaA codes for MKPKVISIVGPTAVGKSKLGVETAKRFNGEVISGDSMQIYRDMNIGTAKVTTNEMEGVVHHMIDVKDAGQSFSVAEFQKKVQSLIVAIYERGKVPVLVGGTGLYIQATLFDYNFSSEEKDERIMKGLEQQAREQGIQAMYDRLVRIDPVQAEKIHPNNERRVLRALEVYESTGQTMSEYQSLQSSVSPFQPIFIGLEMDRELLYIRINSRVDQMIEDGLVSEVRSLYERGLEGYQSMSAIGYKEFIPYFKGEYELDRAVELLKRNSRRYAKRQYTYFKNKLNVHWYTIHPENYENKFEKILHDLAGMLEKS; via the coding sequence TTGAAACCTAAGGTGATTAGTATTGTCGGCCCTACAGCGGTTGGTAAGTCAAAACTTGGTGTCGAAACTGCTAAACGCTTCAACGGGGAAGTTATCAGTGGAGATTCGATGCAGATTTATCGCGACATGAATATCGGGACGGCGAAAGTGACGACGAACGAGATGGAAGGCGTTGTTCACCATATGATTGATGTAAAGGATGCTGGTCAATCATTTTCTGTGGCTGAGTTTCAAAAAAAAGTGCAATCACTTATTGTCGCTATTTATGAGCGCGGGAAGGTACCTGTTTTAGTGGGAGGCACGGGGTTGTACATACAAGCGACACTATTTGATTACAATTTTTCATCAGAGGAAAAAGACGAACGGATTATGAAGGGTCTTGAACAGCAAGCGAGGGAGCAGGGGATTCAAGCGATGTATGATCGGTTGGTGCGTATTGACCCTGTTCAAGCAGAAAAGATTCATCCGAATAATGAACGGCGGGTGCTAAGGGCCCTTGAAGTATATGAATCTACAGGACAAACGATGAGTGAGTATCAATCTCTGCAAAGTTCCGTTTCTCCTTTTCAGCCTATTTTTATTGGGCTTGAAATGGATAGGGAGCTGCTTTATATAAGGATTAATAGCCGCGTTGATCAAATGATCGAAGACGGTTTAGTAAGTGAAGTCCGAAGCTTATATGAACGGGGGCTGGAAGGGTATCAATCGATGAGTGCGATTGGCTATAAAGAATTCATTCCTTACTTTAAGGGGGAATATGAGCTCGATCGTGCTGTTGAACTGTTAAAACGTAATTCTAGACGTTACGCTAAGCGACAATACACATATTTCAAGAATAAGCTGAATGTTCATTGGTACACTATTCATCCAGAGAACTATGAGAATAAATTCGAAAAAATATTACATGATTTAGCAGGAATGCTGGAAAAAAGCTAG
- a CDS encoding Ger(x)C family spore germination protein, with product MIYENLAQLNTEASGELFNGKLEVVLFNEELARRGLAKYTDYLSREPNIGAKLQLAIVEGSTLEFMKIIKERKKESGVFITDLLDHMGNLPTTNLKEFGFHYLNQTSDAYLPMLKLKNDKAKVSGIAFFKEDKYVYRISLKEGLIFKMLTEDVGEGEYMLKTDEFNAAIQNVSSSRKYEVDKSGEDIKISVVFEGVIKEYTGNNLANNMDQVTEQLKEKLEQKANELVKRFQEENIDPIGLGEQVRSRQREFRYKQWEESYPSINITVEVEPVLTQTGVKK from the coding sequence ATGATTTATGAAAACCTTGCCCAATTAAATACAGAGGCTTCTGGAGAATTATTTAATGGGAAATTGGAAGTTGTATTATTCAATGAAGAACTTGCACGTAGAGGGCTTGCTAAATATACGGATTATCTGTCACGTGAGCCGAATATAGGAGCTAAACTCCAGTTAGCTATCGTAGAAGGTTCTACTTTAGAATTTATGAAGATTATAAAAGAGAGAAAGAAAGAGTCCGGAGTTTTTATAACAGATTTGCTTGATCACATGGGAAATCTTCCGACAACGAATTTAAAAGAATTTGGCTTTCATTATTTAAATCAGACAAGTGACGCTTACTTACCTATGTTGAAACTAAAAAATGATAAAGCGAAAGTTAGTGGAATTGCATTTTTTAAGGAGGATAAATATGTCTATAGAATCTCCTTAAAAGAGGGCCTAATTTTTAAAATGTTAACGGAGGATGTAGGAGAAGGGGAGTATATGCTTAAGACAGACGAGTTCAATGCTGCTATTCAAAATGTATCCTCTTCTAGAAAATATGAAGTAGATAAGTCAGGGGAGGATATTAAAATTTCGGTAGTTTTTGAAGGGGTAATAAAAGAATACACGGGCAATAATTTGGCTAATAACATGGATCAGGTAACCGAGCAATTAAAAGAGAAACTAGAACAAAAAGCTAACGAATTGGTTAAACGATTTCAGGAGGAAAATATTGACCCAATTGGACTTGGGGAGCAAGTGAGGAGTAGGCAAAGGGAATTTCGTTACAAGCAATGGGAGGAAAGTTATCCCTCTATCAATATTACTGTTGAGGTAGAACCTGTTCTTACTCAAACAGGGGTAAAAAAATAA
- the glnA gene encoding type I glutamate--ammonia ligase, whose product MGLTREEIFKKIDEENVKFVRLQFTDMLGTIKNVEIPVSQVDKALDGMMMFDGSSIEGFVRIEESDMYLVPDLDTFVVFPWSSEKGKVARFICDIYNPDMTPFEGCPRYNLKRNLKKMEELGFSAFNIGTEPEFFLFKLDVNGEPTMELNDKGGYFDLAPTDLGENCRRDIVLELEEMGFEIEASHHEVAPGQHEIDFKYSDAVKHCDDIQTFKLAVKTIARQHGLHATFMPKPLFGVNGSGMHANMSLFTEDGNAFFDENGKEQLSDVAYQFTAGIIKHATNFTAVTNPTINSYKRLVPGYEAPCYVAWSGQNRSPLVRVPTSRGLSTRIEVRSVDPAANPYMAMAVLLAAGLDGVENKLEAPAPVDRNIYVMDKREREAHGVKDLPATLSDALLELQSDEVMVKALGEHLFEHFIEAKEIEWDMFRTQVHPWEREQYLQTY is encoded by the coding sequence ATGGGATTAACGAGAGAAGAAATTTTCAAGAAGATTGATGAAGAAAACGTAAAGTTTGTCCGTTTGCAATTTACGGATATGCTGGGGACGATTAAAAATGTTGAAATTCCAGTAAGTCAAGTAGATAAAGCTCTTGATGGAATGATGATGTTTGATGGTTCATCCATCGAAGGATTTGTTCGTATCGAAGAATCAGACATGTACTTAGTACCAGACCTTGATACATTTGTTGTCTTCCCTTGGTCATCTGAAAAAGGGAAGGTAGCACGCTTCATTTGTGATATCTATAACCCTGATATGACACCATTTGAAGGATGTCCACGTTACAATCTTAAGCGTAATCTAAAGAAAATGGAAGAACTAGGTTTCTCCGCCTTTAATATCGGAACAGAGCCTGAATTTTTCCTTTTCAAGCTGGATGTAAATGGCGAACCAACGATGGAACTTAATGATAAAGGCGGCTATTTTGATTTAGCACCAACAGACTTAGGTGAAAATTGCCGACGTGATATTGTGCTTGAGCTTGAAGAGATGGGCTTTGAAATCGAAGCTTCTCACCATGAAGTGGCTCCAGGACAACATGAGATCGATTTCAAGTATTCTGATGCAGTGAAGCATTGTGATGATATTCAAACATTTAAACTAGCGGTTAAGACGATTGCACGCCAGCATGGATTACATGCGACCTTTATGCCTAAACCATTGTTTGGTGTGAACGGATCTGGTATGCATGCCAACATGTCACTATTCACTGAGGATGGCAATGCCTTTTTTGATGAAAATGGAAAAGAGCAGTTATCTGATGTCGCTTATCAATTTACAGCCGGAATTATAAAGCATGCAACTAACTTCACAGCCGTAACCAACCCGACTATCAATTCCTATAAGCGTCTAGTACCTGGTTACGAAGCACCTTGTTATGTTGCTTGGTCAGGTCAAAACCGCAGTCCACTCGTTCGTGTTCCAACATCTCGCGGTTTAAGCACACGTATTGAAGTTCGCAGTGTTGACCCGGCTGCAAACCCGTATATGGCAATGGCAGTACTCCTTGCTGCTGGTCTTGATGGTGTTGAGAACAAGCTTGAGGCACCAGCACCAGTTGATCGTAACATCTATGTAATGGACAAAAGAGAGCGTGAAGCCCACGGCGTTAAGGATCTGCCTGCAACACTTTCAGATGCACTTCTTGAGCTGCAATCTGATGAAGTCATGGTTAAAGCGCTTGGAGAACACTTGTTTGAACACTTTATTGAAGCAAAAGAAATAGAGTGGGATATGTTCCGTACACAAGTACATCCTTGGGAGCGCGAGCAGTACCTGCAAACTTATTAA
- a CDS encoding helix-turn-helix domain-containing protein, translated as MVYQRIRSLRKERRLTQTMLAEKVGVSAQVVSNWERHYTSPDLDDLSKIAYALNTTADYLLGLSDEKEDEMREIKLFLQNKGYEKPVIFDKEAWLNVQPEEINQIENYFRFLLQQKHPS; from the coding sequence GTGGTTTATCAACGTATTCGGTCATTAAGAAAAGAGAGACGTTTAACTCAAACGATGTTAGCAGAAAAGGTAGGCGTTTCCGCACAAGTTGTATCGAATTGGGAACGTCATTACACCTCACCAGACCTTGATGATCTTTCGAAAATTGCTTATGCATTGAATACAACTGCTGATTACCTATTAGGGCTAAGTGATGAAAAGGAAGATGAAATGAGGGAAATCAAACTATTTTTGCAGAATAAAGGCTATGAGAAGCCGGTTATTTTTGATAAAGAGGCATGGCTCAATGTGCAGCCTGAAGAAATAAATCAAATCGAGAACTACTTTCGTTTTCTACTACAGCAAAAGCATCCATCATAA
- the hflX gene encoding GTPase HflX: MKEQVVLVARRDPAQEEERFTSSLEELKSLTETAGGEVCKVMVQKRERVHPATYIGEGKLAEIKEEIDKSEAGIVVFNDELSPGQLRNIADRLERRVIDRSQLILDIFASRARTKEGKLQVELAQLQYLLPRLAGQGTELSRLGGGIGTRGPGETKLESDRRHIQRRIDDIKRRLQTVVKQRNQYRKRREDNYAFQVAIVGYTNAGKSTFFNKVTDSNSFEEDLLFATLDPLTRQVSLPSGFKALISDTVGFIQDLPTTLIAAFRSTLEEVTEADFIIHMVDASHPDHEEQEKTVHKLLRDLHADHLPTLTVYNKKDLLQDDFIPSTFPSLSVSVHDRIDIKRVLDKVEEVLKEEWYEYSLFIPASQGKRLQQFKSESIITTIKFHEDREGYALHGYIHPEHPLKNKILQ, encoded by the coding sequence ATGAAAGAACAAGTCGTATTAGTCGCTAGAAGAGATCCTGCTCAGGAGGAAGAAAGGTTCACTTCCTCGCTTGAGGAGCTAAAATCGTTAACCGAAACAGCCGGGGGCGAAGTGTGTAAAGTGATGGTCCAAAAACGTGAGCGTGTTCACCCGGCTACGTATATTGGTGAAGGAAAACTGGCAGAAATTAAGGAAGAAATCGACAAAAGTGAAGCGGGGATCGTTGTGTTCAATGATGAGCTGTCGCCGGGACAGTTAAGGAATATCGCCGATCGTTTAGAGCGGCGGGTGATCGATCGAAGTCAGTTAATATTAGATATCTTTGCCAGCCGAGCACGGACGAAGGAAGGAAAGCTTCAAGTAGAGCTTGCCCAGCTGCAATATTTATTACCAAGACTCGCTGGGCAAGGAACGGAGCTTTCACGGCTTGGTGGAGGGATCGGTACACGAGGTCCTGGGGAAACGAAGCTTGAGTCAGACCGTCGTCATATTCAGCGCCGGATCGATGACATTAAGCGTCGTTTGCAAACCGTTGTAAAACAGCGGAATCAGTATAGAAAAAGGCGTGAAGATAATTATGCGTTTCAAGTAGCGATCGTAGGTTATACGAATGCTGGGAAATCCACATTCTTCAACAAAGTAACAGATAGTAATTCGTTTGAAGAAGACTTGTTGTTTGCTACCCTCGATCCGTTAACGCGGCAAGTCAGCCTGCCTTCTGGTTTTAAGGCGTTAATTTCCGATACGGTTGGCTTTATTCAAGATTTGCCGACAACTTTAATTGCAGCTTTCCGTTCAACGTTAGAGGAGGTAACCGAGGCTGACTTTATCATCCATATGGTTGATGCTTCCCATCCTGATCACGAAGAACAGGAAAAAACAGTCCACAAATTACTCAGGGACTTACATGCAGATCATTTGCCGACACTTACGGTTTATAATAAAAAAGATTTACTTCAGGATGATTTTATCCCGAGTACGTTTCCATCCCTTTCTGTTAGTGTTCATGACCGCATTGATATAAAGCGGGTCCTTGATAAAGTAGAAGAAGTGCTTAAGGAAGAATGGTATGAATATAGCTTATTCATTCCTGCTTCCCAAGGTAAACGTCTGCAACAGTTCAAGAGTGAGAGTATTATAACAACGATAAAATTTCATGAAGATAGAGAAGGATATGCCTTACATGGGTATATCCATCCTGAACACCCTTTAAAAAATAAGATATTACAATAA